Proteins co-encoded in one Gossypium arboreum isolate Shixiya-1 chromosome 11, ASM2569848v2, whole genome shotgun sequence genomic window:
- the LOC108461671 gene encoding probable protein phosphatase 2C 63, whose amino-acid sequence MLEMCTRPLEMCFGGGGGGGDELLWHMDLKPYVSGDYSIAVVQANSSLEDQGQVFTSPSATYVGVYDGHGGPEASRFITQHLFPFLHKFASEHGGLSAEVIKKAFDATEEEFLHLVKRSWPGRPQIASVGSCCLVGAIANDVLYVANLGDSRAVLGRRVSPNGPNNQVVAERLSTDHNVAVEEVRKEVVALHPDDSHIVVYNHGVWRIKGIIQVSRSIGDMYLKKPEFIHQFGLPIPLKRPVMTAEPSILSRKLKPQDLFLIFASDGLWEQLSDQVACEIVLKSPRVGIARRLVRAAVQEAAKKREMRYDDIKRIEKGVRRHFHDDITVIVIYLDHPLSSSNGRFKEDDFIDCTSAPVDIFSLNADEADD is encoded by the exons ATGTTGGAGATGTGCACAAGGCCGTTAGAGATGTGCTTTGGAGGAGGTGGAGGTGGAGGCGATGAGCTCTTATGGCATATGGATTTGAAGCCCTACGTTTCTGGGGACTATTCCATAGCAGTTGTTCAAGCCAATTCCTCTTTGGAAGATCAAGGTCAGGTGTTTACTTCCCCTTCCGCCACTTACGTCGGCGTCTACGACGGCCATGGTGGACCTGAGGCTTCCCGTTTCATCACTCAACATTTGTTCCCTTTTCTTCATA AGTTTGCATCAGAGCATGGAGGGTTATCAGCAGAAGTAATAAAGAAAGCCTTTGATGCTACTGAGGAGGAGTTTCTGCACTTAGTGAAACGATCGTGGCCAGGCAGGCCACAAATCGCTTCTGTTGGTTCGTGTTGTCTTGTTGGGGCAATTGCAAACGATGTTTTATATGTGGCTAATCTTGGTGACTCAAGGGCGGTTCTTGGCCGGAGAGTGTCTCCAAATGGACCTAATAATCAAGTGGTGGCCGAGCGGTTATCAACCGATCATAATGTCGCCGTTGAAGAGGTGAGGAAGGAGGTTGTGGCGCTCCACCCCGATGATTCTCATATTGTGGTGTATAACCATGGAGTTTGGCGGATAAAGGGCATAATTCAG GTCTCGAGATCCATCGGAGATATGTATCTGAAGAAACCTGAGTTCATTCACCAGTTCGGTTTACCGATTCCTTTGAAAAGGCCTGTAATGACCGCAGAACCATCTATATTAAGTCGGAAGTTGAAACCTCAGGATCTGTTCTTGATTTTTGCATCTGATGGGCTTTGGGAGCAATTAAGTGATCAAGTAGCTTGTGAGATTGTTCTGAAAAGTCCTAGAGTT GGAATAGCAAGGCGACTGGTACGAGCTGCGGTTCAGGAggcagcaaagaaaagagaaatgagaTACGATGATATTAAAAGGATTGAAAAAGGAGTAAGACGCCATTTCCACGATGATATCACCGTTATAGTCATATACTTGGATCATCCGTTGAGTTCTTCAAATGGTAGATTCAAGGAGGACGATTTTATCGACTGCACCAGTGCCCCTGTTGATATCTTCTCGCTCAATGCCGATGAAGCTGATGATTAG